The genomic region GCCCGGGCGGTGGTTGTCCCGGGGTAAGGGTGTAGGCCGTGTGGTAGGTAAATCCGTCACACGTTAAGGCTGAGACCTGATGCCGAGCCGATTGTGGTGAAGTGGATGATCCTATGCTGTCGAGAAAAGCCTCTAGCGAGTTTCATGGCGGCCCGTACCCTAAACCGACTCAGGTAGTCAGGTAGAGAATACCGAGGCGTTCGGGTGAACTATGGTTAAGGAACTCGGCAAAATGCCCCCGTAACTTCGGGAGAAGGGGGGCCATCACTGGTGATCCGATTTACTCGGTGAGCTGGGGGTGGCCGCAGAGACCAGCGAGAAGCGACTGTTTACTAAAAACACAGGTCCGTGCGAAGCCGTAAGGCGATGTATACGGACTGACGCCTGCCCGGTGCTGGAACGTTAAGGGGACCGGTTAGTGCACTTTCGGGTGTGCGAAGCTGAGAACTTAAGCGCCAGTAAACGGCGGTGGTAACTATAACCATCCTAAGGTAGCGAAATTCCTTGTCGGGTAAGTTCCGACCTGCACGAATGGCGTAACGACTTCTCGACTGTCTCAACCATAGGCCCGGTGAAATTGCACTACGAGTAAAGATGCTCGTTTCGCGCAGCAGGACGGAAAGACCCCGGGACCTTTACTATAGTTTGATATTGGTGTTCGGTTCGGCTTGTGTAGGATAGGTGGGAGACTTTGAAGCGGCCACGCCAGTGGTTGTGGAGTCGTCGTTGAAATACCACTCTGGTCGTGCTGGATGTCTAACCTGGGTCCGTGATCCGGATCAGGGACAGTGTCTGATGGGTAGTTTAACTGGGGCGGTTGCCTCCTAAAGAGTAACGGAGGCGCCCAAAGGTTCCCTCAGCCTGGTTGGCAATCAGGTGTTGAGTGTAAGTGCACAAGGGAGCTTGACTGTGAGACCGACGGGTCGAGCAGGGACGAAAGTCGGGACTAGTGATCCGGCAGTGGCTTGTGGAAGCGCTGTCGCTCAACGGATAAAAGGTACCCCGGGGATAACAGGCTGATCTTCCCCAAGAGTCCATATCGACGGGATGGTTTGGCACCTCGATGTCGGCTCGTCGCATCCTGGGGCTGGAGTCGGTCCCAAGGGTTGGGCTGTTCGCCCATTAAAGCGGTACGCGAGCTGGGTTTAGAACGTCGTGAGACAGTTCGGTCCCTATCCGCTGTGCGCGTAGGAATATTGAGAAGGGCTGTCCCTAGTACGAGAGGACCGGGACGGACGAACCTCTGGTGTGCCAGTTGTCCTGCCAAGGGCATGGCTGGTTGGCTACGTTCGGAAAGGATAACCGCTGAAAGCATCTAAGCGGGAAGCCTGCTTCGAGATGAGTATTCCCACCACCTTGAGTGGTTAAGGCTCCCAGTAGACGACTGGGTTGATAGGCCAGATGTGGAAGCCCGGTAACGGGTGGAGCTGACTGGTACTAATAGGCCGAGGGCTTGTCCTCAGTTGCTCGCGTCCACTGTGTTAGTTCTGAAATAACGAACGGCCGTGTTTTGTTCCGGTGTTGGTTAATTTCATAGTGTTTCGGTGGTCATTGCGTTAGGGAAACGCCCGGTTACATTCCGAACCCGGAAGCTAAGCCTTTCAGCGCCGATGGTACTGCAGGGGGGACCCTGTGGGAGAGTAGGACGCCGCCGAACAATTATTCCGGGAAAGCCCCGTGCCCTTGTGGCACGGGGCTTTTCTGCGTTCACGGGCAGTCACAGAGGGTCACCGCTCGGATCGGACCGAAATAGTGTGGCCGGCGATGTCGAGAACCCGCGCCTGGCTTCGTCCCCGTAGTGAAGGCGGCCACAATGGGGTCGCACCAGCATCGAGGGAGACGCAATGGCCAAGTACCTGCTGCTCAAGCACTACCGTGGCGCCCCGACTCCGGTCAACGACGTGCCGATGGACCGGTGGACGCCGGAGGAGATCTCGGCTCACGTGCAGTACATGAACGACTTCGCGGCCCGGCTGGAGAAGACGGGGGAGTTCGTCGACGGTCAGGCGCTCGCCCCCGAGGGTGCGTGGGTCCGCTACGACGGGGAGGGGCGGCCGCCCGTCACCGACGGTCCGTTCGCGGAGACCAAGGACCTCATCGCCGGCTGGATGATCATCGACGTGGACAGCTACGACCGCGCCGTCGAGCTGGCCGGGGAGCTGTCTGCCGCGCCGGGGGCCGGCGGCAAGGCGATCCACGAGTGGCTGGAGGTGCGTCCGTTCCTGACCGCGCATCCCACCATCACGGAGTGACGTCCGAGATGGACGAGGTTCTGCTCAGGAGCCTCACGCCGAGCGTGCTCACCGTCCTCGTCCGCCGCGGAGCTGATTTCGCGGCGGCCGAGGACGCCGTGCAGGACGCGTTGGTCGAGGCGCTACGGGTCTGGGCGGCCGACCTGCCGCGCGACCCGAAGGGCTGGCTGGTCACCGTGGCCTGGCGCAAGTTCCTCGACGCGGCCAGGGCGGACACCGCCCGTCGCCGGCGTGAGGACCGCGTCGAGGAGGAGCCGGCGCCCGGGCCGGCGGCGGGGGTGGACGACACGCTCCAGCTCTACTTCCTGTGTGCTCACCCGTCGTTGACCCCGGCATCGGCGGTCGCGCTGACGCTGCGCGCCGTCGGTGGGCTGACCACCCGGCAGATCGCCCAGGCCTATCTGGTGCCCGAGGCGACCATGGCGCAGCGCATCAGCCGGGCCAAGCGCACCGTCTCCGGTGTGCGGTTCGACCAGCCCGGCGACGTGGCCACGGTGCTGCGCGTTCTCTATCTGGTCTTCAACGAGGGGTACTCCGGTGATGTCGACCTCGCAGCCGAGGCGATCCGGCTCACCCGGCAGCTCGCGGTCGTGATCGACCATCCCGAGGTCGCGGGGCTGCTCGCACTCATGCTGCTCCACCATGCCCGGCGTGCGGCGCGGACCGCGCCCGACGGCAGTCTGGTGCCGCTCGCCGAGCAGGACCGAGGGCTCTGGGACACCGAGTTGATCGCCGCAGGGGTGGAGATACTGCAGGCGGCGCTGGCCCGTGACCGGCTGGGTGAGTATCAGGCGCAGGCGGCGATCGCGGCGCTTCACGCCGACGCGCCTGCTGCCGAGGAGACCGACTGGGTGCAGATCGTCGAGTGGTACGACGAGCTCGCGCGCCTGACGGACAGCCCGGTGGTCCTGCTGAACCGTGCGGTGGCCGTCGGCGAGGCCGACGGGGCGCGTGCCGGTCTGGCGGCGCTCGACGGGCTGGACGATTCGCTGCCCCGCCACACGGCGGTTTCGGCGTACCTCCACGAGCGGGACGGCGACCTGGCCAGGGCGGCCCGGCTGTACGCGGAGGCGGCCCGCAAGGCGTCCAACGTCCCCGAGCGTGACCATCTGACGCGCCAGGCCGCCCGGCTCAACCGGGCCGTGCGGTGAGGGCGGCGAGGGTCGGGAACGGTGTGGAGGGCCTGGTCACCGCGGGTTCACCATGCGGGTGTCGTACGCCAGGATGACGGCTTGGACGCGGTCCCGGGACCCGGTCTTGGCGAGGATGCGGGTGACGTGCGTCTTCACCGTCGATTCGGCGAGGTGGAGGCGTTGGGCGATCTCGCTGTTCGTCCAGCCCTGTCCGATGACCGTGAGGATTTCCCTCTCCCGTTCCGTCAGCGACGCGATGCGCGGGTCCCCGTCGAGGGGGTCCTCGCCGGGTGCGGCCGGCAGGTGGTGGACGTAGGCGTCGAGCAGCCTGCGGGTGAGGCTCGGGGCGACGACCGCGTCTCCGCTCGCGACGGCGCGGATGCCGGAGAGGAGCTCCTCGGGCAGGGCGTCCTTGACGAGGAAGCCGCTCGCGCCGGCCCGCAGGCCGTCGTACGCGTACTCGTCGAGGTCGAAGGTCGTCACGATGAGGATCCGGGTGCGGGCTCCGGAGGTGACGATGCGGCGTGTGGCCTCGATGCCGTCGAGGCCGGGCATCCGGATGTCCATCAGGACGACGTCCGGGTGGTGGCGGGCGACCAGGCCGACCGCCTCCGTGCCGTTGGCCGCCTCACCGACGACGGTCATGTCGTCCTGGCTCTCCAGCAGCATGCGGAAGCCGAAGCGCTGCATGGCCTGGTCGTCGGCGATGAGTACCGTGGTCACGGCGGTGTGTCCTCCAGGGGAAGGCGAAGTCGTGTCTGCCAGCCGCCGGAGGGGAGGCGGCCCGATTCGAGTGTGCCGTTGTAGAGCGAGGCGCGCTCACGCATTCCGCTGATGCCCCGGCCGTGACCGGGGCTTCCGCTTTCCGGGGGCTGCGGGGCACCGCCGGAATCCGTGGCCCGTACCTCCAGGCCCGTCGGTGTGTACGTGAGGGTGACCTCGGCGGTGGCCTCGGGGCCGGCGTGTTTGAGGGTGTTGGTGAGGGATTCCTGGACCACCCGGTAGACGGCGAGTTGGCGTCCGGGCGAGGCGGGTTCGGACGGCGGGGTGCCGTGGACGGCCAGCCGGACGGGCAGTCCCGCTTCCCGCACGCCGGTCAGCAGGGTGTCCAGGTCGGCGAGGGAGGGCTGGGGTGCCAGGTCGGCGGCCGGGGCGGGTTCACGCAGGACGCCGAGTACGCGCCGTAGTTCCGCGAGGGCCTGCCGGCTCGTGGTGCCGATGGCTTCCAGGGCCTGGCCCGCACGTTCCGGGTTCTTGGCGGCGGCGTAGGCCCCGCCGTCGGCCAGGCCCGTGATGACGGAGAGGTTGTGGCCGATGATGTCGTGCATCTCGCGGGCGATGCGGGCGCGTTCGGCGGCCGCCGCGAGCTGGGTCTGCTGGTCACGTTCGCGTTCGAGCCGGTGGGCGCGTTCGACGAGGGCCTCGGTGTACTCGCGGCGGGTACGCACCACTATGGCGAGCAGCGTGACGAAGACGAATCCCCAGAGGTAGGAGACGAGTTGCCGGTCCGCCGTGCCGGGGATGAGGATCGCGCCGGTCGCGGCGGGGAGGCACATCGTCAGGCCGGACCAGGCGAGGGTCCGGAGGGGCAGCCGCAGGGCGATCGTGTAGACGGGGATCAGCTGGAGGAAGGCGGCCTGGACGACGGCCCCCGTCCAGATGTTGACCAGCGAGACGGGTGCCATCAGGACGAGCACCGTCACCGGCCTGCGGCGGCGCCACAGCAGCGGGACGGAGAAGCACAGGCTCATCAGGAGGACCAGTAGCTCCGGTGCCTCCCTGTTGTGGGCGACCGTGCGCCAGCCGCCGGTGCTGTAGTCGAGCACCGCGACGGCGACCCAGAAGCCGGTGACCGTGATGTCCCACAGCCTCGGCCGGCGGCGGTCGAGGGCGCGGAGCCGTTGCATGAGGTCCTGGATGTACAGGGTGAGCGGGGCGTCGCCCGGGGCCAGGTGCCCCGGGTGCGGTTTCTTGTCGTCGCTCACCCTGCCCGTCCTCCGTCCGTGCTTCACCGCGTGCCGTTACGCGTCCCTGCGGCGCAGGAGCACCGCGCCCGCGGCCAGTGACGCGCCCGCCCACAGACAGAGGGCCAGGAGCGCCGGGCCGGTGTCCGCGGTGCCCGGGATCGGGGTGGCCGAGCCGAGCGCCCCGGCGGCCTGGGTCGGGAAGTACTTCAGGACGCTGTCCACGGCATCGTACGGAAGCATGCCGAGGACCTCGGGAAGGATCAGTACGCAGCCGATGTACGCCCCGATGCTGCCGGGTACGGAGCGGAGGGTGGCGCCGAGGCCGAGGGCGATCAGGCTGAGCAGGGTGATGCCGGCCGAGTTTCCGGCGATCGCTCCGAGTACGCCCGGGTCGGTGAGTCCGGCGGCCTGGTCGGTGTCGCGCAGGAGCAGCTGTGCGGCGAGGAAGGTGATGAGAGCTGTGGCGAACATCGAGGTGAACGCGGCGACGGTGAACACCGCGGCCTTGGCCCACAGGACGGGCAGGCGGCGCGGTACGACGGTGAGCGAGGCACGGATCATGCCGGTGGAGTACTCGCCGGCCGTGACGAGGATGCCGAGGACCGTGACGCACAGCTGGCCGAGCAGGGTGCCGTAGAGGACGAGGACGACGGTGTCCACGTCGGAGTCGCCGCCGTCCGAGGTGTAGGTGGCGCCCATGACGAGCCCGACGCCGATGGTCAGCACCGCCGCCGACAGGAGGGTGATCCAGGTCGAGCGCAGGGACCGGAGTTTGTGCCACTCGGAGCGCAGGACGTGGCGTGCGGTGACGCGGTACGGGGAGGGTGCGGTGGCGGTGGTCATGCGGGGACTCCGGTCATGGGTGCGGCGGTCCGGTACTCGACGGACTCCTGGGTGAGGTCCATGAAGGCCTGCTCCAGGGAGACGGTCTGCGGGGTGAGTTCGTGGAGCGGGATGGCGTGGTCGGCGGCTGTACGTCCGATGCGGGCGGCGTCGGCGCCGTGGACGGTGAGTTCGTCGGCTGTGCCGGTGGTGATCCTCACGCCGGGGCCGGTGAGCAGGGTGCGCAGGGTGTCGGCCTGCGGGGTGACGACCTTGACGGAGGCGCCGCCCGCCGAGCGGACCAGTGCGCCGACGGTGGTGTCGGCGAGGAGCCGGCCGCGGCCGATGATGACGAGGTGGTCGGCGGTGAGCGCCATTTCGCTCATGAGGTGTGAGGAGACGAGGACCGTCCGGCCCTCCGCGGCGAGCGAGGTGAGCAGGGTGCGGATCCAGAGGACGCCTTCGGGGTCCAGCCCGTTGACCGGTTCGTCGAGGATGAGGGTCGCCGGGTCGCCGAGGAGCGCGGCGGCTATGCCGAGGCGCTGGCCCATGCCGAGCGAGAAGCCCTTGATCCTCTTGTGGGCGGCTGCGGTGAGGCCGGCCAGGTCCAGGACGTGTTCGACGCGGCTGCGGGGGATGCCGTGGGTGTGTGCGAGGGCCATGAGGTGGTTGAAGGCGGTACGCCCCGGGTGGACCGACCGGGCTTCCAGGAGGGCCCCGACCTCGGTGAGCGGTGCGGGGTGGGTGGCGTAGGCGCGGCCACCGATGGTGGACCGGCCGCCGGTGGGGGCGTCCAGCCCGAGCAGCATGCGCATGGTGGTCGACTTGCCGGCTCCGTTGGGGCCGAGGAAGCCGGTGACGGTCCCGGGGTGGACGGTGAAGTCCAGGCCGTGGACGACGGTCGTGCCCCCGTACCGCTTGGTGAGTTCGTATGCCCTGATCATGCGGTCGACGCTACGGAGCGGGCACGTGCCGGTCGTCCGACCGCGGGCTGGACGTGCGGGCGCCCGTAGTACCGGGGTACGACGCCGGGGGCGTCCCGTCGCCGGACGCCCGGTGTATGTCGTTTGCCGTGGTGGGGGCGGCGGTGCACGATCGGCGGATGGACTACGTAGTACGTGCGGTGCGGGCGGAGGAGTGGCAGCGGGCCAGGGAGATCCGGCTGGCGGCGCTGCGGGACCCCGTCGCCTCGATCGCCTTCCTGGAGACGTCCGAGCAGGCTCTGGCCAGGCCCGACGTGTTCTGGCAGGAGCGGACGGCGGGCGCTGCCGTGGGGGCGCACAGCCGTCAGTTCATCGCCGAGGCTCCCGACGGGCAGTGGGCGGGGACCGTCTCGGTGCTCGTCGAGCGGCCGGCGGGCGAGCCGGGGTTCGGGGAGGCGGCCGAGGTCGATCAGGCCCATCTGGTGGGGGTGTTCGTGCGGCCGGAGCACCGGGGGAGCGGGGTCGTGGACGCGCTGTTCCGCGAGGCGATCGACTGGGCGTGGTCGCTGGCCGGGCCGCCGCTGGAACGGGTGCGGCTCTACGTCCACGAGGCCAACGCACGTGCCGAGGCCTCCTACCGCCGGATCGGCTTCGTCCCGACCGGGCGGACGCTGCCGATGCAGGGTGATCCGGATTCCCTGGAGCTGGAGTTCGAGATCCGCCGTCAGAAGTAGAAGCGGTCAGCTCGGCCCGGGTGTGGGGAGGCGTTCCCGCCAGCGGGCACGGGCCTGTTCCTCGGAGCGGAGCAGGACCAGGGCGGGCATCCCCTGGCCCTGGCCGGTGAGGAGCAGTTCCGGCAGTTGGGGGAGAGGAGCCACGGCGGCGACGTCGTCGAGGACGAGCGTCATTGGTGGGTCGAGCCGACCGTCGGTTGACCGTGCGGCCATGCGGCGGCCGTGCTCGACCACGTGCGAGGCGAGTGCGGTGAGCAGGGGCATCGCACCGGGGTGGTGGTGAGGATCCTCGATGGGTTCGCCGACCACATAGAGCGTTCCCCCTTCTTGCGCAAAAGAATCCAGCACGAGCGCATCGGCTCGGTTGGGTGTGCACGCTTCCCGGATGTGGACCGAGGAGAGCGCCTCGAAGGCCCGCACGGTCAGTTCCTGGGCCATCTCCCGGCGTTCGGGGTAGGCGGTGAGCGCGGACTCCAGGAGCCCGGCCAGCCCGGACGCCGCCTTGGGGTGCGTACGGAGCACGCGGACCGGTTCCTGACCGCCGGAGCCGGAGGCCCAGCGGTGGACCTGGCGGAAGGGGCGGCCGTCCACGGCGGCGGCGTGCAGCCAGCACCGGAGGAGGGTCTGGGCGGTGTCGGCGACGGCCGCGTCGGCCCTGGCCAGGGGGCGGACCGGGGCGAGGAGGGCGGACGACCGGGAGCCGGCGGTGGCGGGGTCCTCGCAGCCCGCGACGGGGGACCAGTGGAGGCGGGCCGGGGTGTCGCAGAGGTGGCCGGGGTCGTAGACGACGACCGGGCCGAGCTTGCTGCGGGCGTCCTTCGTCTCGGCCCAGACGGTGGGGTCCGAGGTCACGACGAGCGCGGGGCCGTCGGCGTCCTGGATGGCCTGGACGACGGCGGGGCGGCGGGTGGCGGAGGGGCCGTAGAGGACGTGCGGGGTGCGGAGCTGGAGGCGGAGCAGCGGGCGGCACGGATCGAGCACCAGCAACGGCTGAACGAGTCGTCCGAGTCAACGGTGGCATGACATGGCACGCCAGGCACCATCCGGTTCGGGGCGCGGCGGCGAGGGCCAGGGCGGTGTCCCGGACGGGCTGCTGATCGGCCTCCTGGCCTTCCTCTTCGGGCTGACGGTCCTGGCCTGGACGGCCACCGGCCTCGCCGGGCTGTTCGCCCACGGTGGCTGGCCGGACGGCGTCACGTTCCCGCGGACGCCACTGGCGCTGCGCGCCCTGGCCGTCGACCCGACGAACCTGCCGGGCGCCTGGCCGGACACCCCGCCGGGTGAGCTCTCCGGGTACGGGCTGTTCTGGGGCCTGTTCATCGGTGAGGTGATGGTGCTGCTCGTCCTGACCGTGTTCGCGGTGGGCGTGGTGGCCCGCTGGCGGCTGGTCCGGAAGCAGAGGCGCGCCGCCCCGACACCGTACGAACCCGCCCGGGATCCCGTGCGCACAGGCCCGGCGGTCAACGAGCCCACACGGGAAGCGACGACCGCTGAAGCCAGGACGCCCGCCCCGGCCCCCAGCTCGGCGTGGACACCCGGGCGGGAGCCGTCGCCGTCCTGGATGGCCTGGACGACGGCGGCCCCGCGCTCGTCGTGACCTCGGACCCCACCGTCTGGGCCGAGACGAAGGACGCCCGCAGCAAGCTCGGCCCGGTCGTCGTCTACGACCCCGGCCACCTCTGCGACACCCCGGCCCGCCTCCACTGGTCCCCCGTCGCGGGCTGCGAGGACCCCGCCACCGCCGGCTCCCGGTCGTCCGCCCTCCTCGCCCCGGTCCGCCCCCTGGCCAGGGGGCGGACCGGGGCGAGGAGGGCGGACGACCGGGAGCCGGCGGTGGCGGGGTCCTCGCAGCCCGCGACGGGGGACCAGTGGAGGCGGGCCGGGGTGTCGCAGAGGTGGCCGGGGTCGTAGACGACGACCGGGCCGAGCTTGCTGCGGGCGTCCTTCGTCTCGGCCCAGACGGTGGGGTCCGAGGTCACGACGAGCGCGGGGCCGTCGTCCAGGCCATCCAGGACGGCGACGGCTCCCGCCCGGGTGTCCACGCCGAGCTGGGGGCCGGGGCGGGCGTCCTGGCTTCAGCGGTCGTCGCTTCCCGTGTGGGCTCGTTGACCGCCGGGCCTGTGCGCACGGGATCCCGGGCGGGTTCGTACGGTGCCGGGGCGGGTTCGTACGGTGTCGGGGCGGCGCGCCTCTGCTTCCGGACCAGCCGCCAGCGGGCCACCACGCCCACCGCGAACACGGTCAGGACGAGCAGCACCATCACCTCACCGATGAACAGGCCCCAGAACAGCCCGTACCCGGAGAGCTCACCCGGCGGGGTGTCCGGCCAGGCGCCCGGCAGGTTCGTCGGGTCGACGGCCAGGGCGCGCAGCGCCAGTGGCGTCCGCGGGAACGTGACGCCGTCCGGCCAGCCACCGTGGGCGAACAGCCCGGCGAGGCCGGTGGCCGTCCAGGCCAGGACCGTCAGCCCGAAGAGGAAGGCCAGGAGGCCGATCAGCAGCCCGTCCGGGACACCGCCCTGGCCCTCGCCGCCGCGCCCCGAACCGGATGGTGCCTGGCGTGCCATGTCATGCCACCGTTGACTCGGACGACTCGTTCAGCCGTTGCTGGTGCTCGATCCGTGCCGCCCGCTGCTCCGCCTCCAGCTCCGCGGCCCGTACGTCCTCGGGGAGCAGGTCCGCCGCCGAGCCCTCGGTCATCGCGCGGTCGGTGAAGACCAGGGGGCGTTCCGCCTCGGTGATCAGGTGCTTCACGACCTGTACGTTGCCGTTGACGTCCCATACGGCGATGCCCGGGGTCAGCGTCGGGATGATCTCGACCGCCCACCTGGGCAGGCCGATGACCTTGCCCGTCGCTCTCGCCTCGTCCGCCTTCTGGGCGTAGATCGTGCGGGTGGAGGCCATCTTCAGGATGGCCGCCGCTTCCTTCGCCGCGGCTCCGTCGACGACGTCGCTGAGGTGGTGGACGACCGCGACGAAGGAGAGACCCAGGCGCCGGCCGAACTTCAGCAGGCGCTGGAAGAGCTGCGCCACGAAGGGCGAGTTGATGATGTGCCAGGCCTCCTCGACGAGGAAGATGCGCTTCTTCCGGTCGGGCCTGATCCAGGTGTGCTCCAGCCAGACACCGACGATCGCCATGAGGATCGGCATCGCGATGGAGTTCCGGTCGATGTGCGAGAGGTCGAAGACGATCAACGGCGCGTCGAGGTCGATGCCGATCGTCGTCGGGCCGTCGAACATGCCGCGGAGGTCACCGTCGACGAGCCGGTCCAGGACGAGGGCGACGTCCAGGCCCCAGGCCCGTACGTCGTCTATGTCGACGTTCATCGCTTCGGCGGACTCGGGCTTCGGGTGGCGCAGTTGCTCCACGATGTCCATCAGGACCGGCTGACGCTCGACGATGGTGTCGTTGACGTACGCGTGTGCGACCTTGAGCGCGAAGCCGGAGCGCTCGTCGAGGCCATGCCCCATGGCCACCTCGATGATCGTACGGAGCAGGGCGAGCTGGCCCGTCGTGGTGATCGAGGGGTCGAGCGGGTTGAGCCGGATCCCGTCGTTCAGCGCGGCGGTCGGGTCGAGGCGGATGGGTGTGATGCCCAGCTCCTCGGCGATGAGGTTCCACTCACCGACGCCGTCCTCGCCCTGGGCGTCCAGGACGACGACCTGGCGGTCGCGGAAGCGGAGCTGGCGGAGCACATAGGTCTTCTCCAGCGCCGACTTGCCGTTGCCCGACTCGCCGAGCACCAGCCAGTGCGGGGCCGGCAGCTGCTGCCCGTACAGCTGGAACGGGTCGTAGATGTAGCCCTTGCCCGAATACACCTCACGCCCGATGATCACGCCGGAGTCGCCGAGGCCGGGCGCGGCGGTCGGCAGGTAGACGGCCTGGGCCTGGCCCGTCGACGTACGCACCGGAAGCCGGGTCGTCTCCACGTTCCCGAAGAGGAAGGCGGTGAACGCATCCGACAACGCGGACAGCGGATCTCGCATGGCGTGACTGCCCTCTCGTTAGCGACGGATGCCGGTGGCGAACGGCAAGGTGTTCACAAAGGCGCGATGGTGCTCCCGGTCGCACCACTCCAGCTTGAGATACGACTTGCCGGCCGAGGCCCGGATCGTCCGCTTGTCGCGGGCGAGTGCCTCGGGGGACCGGGACGACACGGTGATGTACCCCACCAGATTCACCCCGGCCGCGCCGCTCGCCAGATCTTCACCCCGCTGGTCGAGCCGCCCGTGGGCGGCGATGTCGCGCGGGTCGACCGTGCGGTTCATCTTGGCCTGGCGGCTCGCTTCGGCGTCGTCGTTGGTCTTCTCCGTCAGCATGCGCTCGATGGCGACCTCGGTGGGTTCGAGATCCATGGTGACCGCGACCGTACGGATCACGTCGGGCGTGTGCACGAGGAGGGGAGCGAGGAAGTTGACGCCGACAGGAGTCATCGGCCATTCCTTCACCCAGGCCGTCGAGTGGCACCAGGGGGCGCGCGTCGTCGACTCGCGGGTCTTGGCCTGGAGGAAGGTCGGCTCCACCGCGTCGAGTTCGGCCGGCCAGGCGTTGCGCTTCGTCATCGCCTGGATGTGGTCGATCGGGTGGTCCGGGTCGTACATCGAGTGCACGAGGGAGGCCAGCCGGCTCTGGCCGAGCGGCTGGCGGACCCGGATGTCCGCCTCGGCGAGGCGGGCGCAGATGTCGGTCAGCTCGCGTGCCATGACGACGGCGAGTCCCGCGTCGCGGTCGATCCTGCGGCCGCCCTTGGGGCGTACGGCACGGGCCATGGCGTTCGCCTCGGCCGCCAGGTCGCGGCTGTAGTGCATGCAGGCGACGAGGTAGGCGCGGTGCTGCTCGCTGGAGGTCGACACCATCGACTGGAGCTGGTCGTAGGACTCCTGGAGCCAGCCGGGCGCCGACCTGTCACCACGCTGGGCGACGTCCTTGGCGTGGGCGTCGGGGTCGGCGGGCAGCGTACGGGCCAGCATCTGGAGACGGGTCACGAAGCCGTCGCCGTTGGCCACGTGCTTGAGCAGGGTGCCGAAGCGGTCGACCAGGGCCTCCTGGTCCTCGCTGTCACGCAGGCCGACTCCGGGGCCCTCGATCTCGATGGCGGCGGTGACCGTACGCCGGTCGGCGTGGAGCAGGACGGCGATCTCGTCAGGGCCGAACGGTGCGGCGAGCCAGCTGATCCGGCCGATGCCGGGCGGCGGCCCGATCTCCACCTCACGCCCGTCGGCGCTGACCCCGGCCTCCATGGCGGAGGAACGGTAGGCCGTGCCACGGCGCAGGGTGCGCTTGAAGCTGCGGTTGATCTCGAACCATTTGTAGAAGGTTCGGCCCTTGTACGGGAAGTACACGACGGCGAGGGCCAGCATGGGAAAGCCCACGAGTGTCACGATCCGGAGGGAGAGGACCGGGACGAGGAGTCCGCTCATCATGCCGAGGAACGCTCCGGCGATGATCAGCGCGATCTCGCCCGTCTCACGGTTCTTGCCGACGATCGCGTTCGGCCGGGCGCGGCCGATGAGATACGTACGGCGGGGCGCGATCGTGTGGGACTGGGTCGTCAACGCCCTCCACCTCCTGTGCTCGTGTTACCTGTGCTGCCTGAACCGCCTCGTGAGGAGCGGCTGCTGTGAGGGGTGCCGGAGGTGGGTCCGGACCCGCTGCGGGGCGAGGGCGCGGAGCCGCCTCCGCCCGGGGTGCGGGAGCTGTG from Streptomyces sp. QL37 harbors:
- a CDS encoding YciI family protein is translated as MAKYLLLKHYRGAPTPVNDVPMDRWTPEEISAHVQYMNDFAARLEKTGEFVDGQALAPEGAWVRYDGEGRPPVTDGPFAETKDLIAGWMIIDVDSYDRAVELAGELSAAPGAGGKAIHEWLEVRPFLTAHPTITE
- a CDS encoding DUF6596 domain-containing protein, translating into MDEVLLRSLTPSVLTVLVRRGADFAAAEDAVQDALVEALRVWAADLPRDPKGWLVTVAWRKFLDAARADTARRRREDRVEEEPAPGPAAGVDDTLQLYFLCAHPSLTPASAVALTLRAVGGLTTRQIAQAYLVPEATMAQRISRAKRTVSGVRFDQPGDVATVLRVLYLVFNEGYSGDVDLAAEAIRLTRQLAVVIDHPEVAGLLALMLLHHARRAARTAPDGSLVPLAEQDRGLWDTELIAAGVEILQAALARDRLGEYQAQAAIAALHADAPAAEETDWVQIVEWYDELARLTDSPVVLLNRAVAVGEADGARAGLAALDGLDDSLPRHTAVSAYLHERDGDLARAARLYAEAARKASNVPERDHLTRQAARLNRAVR
- a CDS encoding response regulator transcription factor, coding for MTTVLIADDQAMQRFGFRMLLESQDDMTVVGEAANGTEAVGLVARHHPDVVLMDIRMPGLDGIEATRRIVTSGARTRILIVTTFDLDEYAYDGLRAGASGFLVKDALPEELLSGIRAVASGDAVVAPSLTRRLLDAYVHHLPAAPGEDPLDGDPRIASLTEREREILTVIGQGWTNSEIAQRLHLAESTVKTHVTRILAKTGSRDRVQAVILAYDTRMVNPR
- a CDS encoding histidine kinase produces the protein MQRLRALDRRRPRLWDITVTGFWVAVAVLDYSTGGWRTVAHNREAPELLVLLMSLCFSVPLLWRRRRPVTVLVLMAPVSLVNIWTGAVVQAAFLQLIPVYTIALRLPLRTLAWSGLTMCLPAATGAILIPGTADRQLVSYLWGFVFVTLLAIVVRTRREYTEALVERAHRLERERDQQTQLAAAAERARIAREMHDIIGHNLSVITGLADGGAYAAAKNPERAGQALEAIGTTSRQALAELRRVLGVLREPAPAADLAPQPSLADLDTLLTGVREAGLPVRLAVHGTPPSEPASPGRQLAVYRVVQESLTNTLKHAGPEATAEVTLTYTPTGLEVRATDSGGAPQPPESGSPGHGRGISGMRERASLYNGTLESGRLPSGGWQTRLRLPLEDTPP
- a CDS encoding ABC transporter permease; the encoded protein is MTTATAPSPYRVTARHVLRSEWHKLRSLRSTWITLLSAAVLTIGVGLVMGATYTSDGGDSDVDTVVLVLYGTLLGQLCVTVLGILVTAGEYSTGMIRASLTVVPRRLPVLWAKAAVFTVAAFTSMFATALITFLAAQLLLRDTDQAAGLTDPGVLGAIAGNSAGITLLSLIALGLGATLRSVPGSIGAYIGCVLILPEVLGMLPYDAVDSVLKYFPTQAAGALGSATPIPGTADTGPALLALCLWAGASLAAGAVLLRRRDA
- a CDS encoding ATP-binding cassette domain-containing protein, translated to MIRAYELTKRYGGTTVVHGLDFTVHPGTVTGFLGPNGAGKSTTMRMLLGLDAPTGGRSTIGGRAYATHPAPLTEVGALLEARSVHPGRTAFNHLMALAHTHGIPRSRVEHVLDLAGLTAAAHKRIKGFSLGMGQRLGIAAALLGDPATLILDEPVNGLDPEGVLWIRTLLTSLAAEGRTVLVSSHLMSEMALTADHLVIIGRGRLLADTTVGALVRSAGGASVKVVTPQADTLRTLLTGPGVRITTGTADELTVHGADAARIGRTAADHAIPLHELTPQTVSLEQAFMDLTQESVEYRTAAPMTGVPA
- a CDS encoding GNAT family N-acetyltransferase, with the protein product MDYVVRAVRAEEWQRAREIRLAALRDPVASIAFLETSEQALARPDVFWQERTAGAAVGAHSRQFIAEAPDGQWAGTVSVLVERPAGEPGFGEAAEVDQAHLVGVFVRPEHRGSGVVDALFREAIDWAWSLAGPPLERVRLYVHEANARAEASYRRIGFVPTGRTLPMQGDPDSLELEFEIRRQK